The following proteins are co-located in the Cetobacterium ceti genome:
- a CDS encoding D-alanyl-D-alanine carboxypeptidase family protein: MKKKVIVGMLLMATFAFGKREVPDYKAYILGDSKGNVYYEYNDNKELPLASVTKMMNILVVLDEVHKGNIHMDDLVPIDWEAVSAGGSSIPMKSGEKFYLRDLMKAAAIKSANNAAYAMAKYAGGGSTKRFVQMMNEKAKSLGLQNDLEFHTPAGLPTHMTHKPMDVGTAKGIYKLSLEAIKYKDYMAIAGIPETYIRAYGSDEDIFLKSTNHLLGTYGVFGIKTGYHTRAGFNMSVASTEENITTVTVVLGGKSIKIRDNKILDLMGKFHEKYKNKEITNTSKSLIDIPVKDGVKNFVEAYPSKNFSEVVTKNSDVRIDLDRDITLEAPVKSGTVVGKYVVYKDGQKVFQDKLIVKDNISKKTLLDKIKEKIQNI, from the coding sequence ATGAAGAAAAAAGTAATTGTAGGAATGTTGTTAATGGCAACTTTTGCCTTTGGAAAAAGAGAAGTTCCTGATTATAAGGCCTATATATTAGGAGATTCAAAGGGAAATGTTTACTATGAATATAATGATAATAAGGAATTACCTTTAGCTTCTGTTACGAAAATGATGAATATTCTAGTCGTTTTAGATGAAGTTCATAAGGGTAATATTCATATGGATGATTTGGTTCCTATAGATTGGGAAGCAGTGAGTGCAGGTGGAAGTAGTATTCCAATGAAAAGTGGAGAGAAGTTCTATTTAAGAGATTTAATGAAAGCTGCTGCAATAAAATCAGCTAATAATGCAGCTTATGCCATGGCAAAATATGCAGGTGGTGGAAGCACTAAGCGTTTCGTTCAAATGATGAATGAAAAAGCAAAAAGTTTAGGATTACAAAATGATTTAGAATTTCATACTCCAGCTGGATTACCAACTCATATGACACATAAACCAATGGACGTAGGAACTGCTAAGGGGATATATAAACTATCCTTAGAAGCTATAAAATATAAGGATTATATGGCTATTGCAGGAATTCCAGAAACATATATAAGAGCCTATGGGAGTGATGAGGATATATTTTTAAAATCAACCAATCATTTATTAGGAACTTATGGAGTATTTGGAATTAAAACAGGATACCATACTCGTGCTGGGTTTAATATGTCAGTTGCAAGTACAGAGGAAAATATAACAACAGTAACTGTTGTTTTAGGTGGAAAAAGTATAAAAATAAGAGATAATAAAATACTTGATTTAATGGGCAAATTCCATGAAAAATATAAAAATAAAGAAATAACAAATACTTCAAAATCTTTAATAGATATTCCAGTAAAAGATGGAGTGAAAAATTTTGTAGAAGCTTATCCAAGTAAAAATTTCTCTGAAGTAGTAACTAAAAATTCAGATGTTAGAATAGATTTAGATAGGGATATAACTTTAGAAGCTCCTGTAAAATCAGGAACTGTTGTAGGGAAATATGTTGTTTATAAAGATGGGCAAAAAGTATTCCAAGATAAACTTATAGTAAAAGATAATATTTCGAAAAAAACACTATTAGATAAAATAAAAGAAAAAATTCAAAATATTTAA
- the nifU gene encoding Fe-S cluster assembly scaffold protein NifU has protein sequence MQYSEKVMEHFMNPRNVGTIENPDGYGKVGNPSCGDIMELFLKIDNDIITDVKFRTFGCASAIATSSISTEMVLGKNINEALEITNKAVAEALGGLPPVKMHCSVLAEEALKAAIEDYLSKKNK, from the coding sequence ATGCAATATTCAGAAAAAGTTATGGAACATTTCATGAATCCTAGAAATGTTGGAACAATAGAAAATCCAGACGGATATGGAAAAGTAGGAAATCCTTCATGTGGGGATATTATGGAACTTTTCTTAAAAATAGATAATGATATTATAACAGATGTAAAATTTAGAACATTTGGATGTGCTTCTGCAATAGCTACATCTTCAATTTCTACAGAAATGGTATTAGGAAAAAATATCAATGAAGCTTTAGAAATTACAAATAAAGCAGTAGCTGAAGCTTTAGGTGGGCTACCTCCAGTAAAAATGCACTGTTCAGTTTTAGCTGAAGAGGCTTTAAAAGCTGCAATTGAAGATTATTTATCTAAAAAGAATAAATAA
- a CDS encoding cysteine desulfurase family protein, producing MRVYLDNNATTKMDPRVLEVMMPFLTEEYGNAFSMHLFGKETGNAVNASRAKIAEIFDVKPEEIIFTGSGSEADNIAVRGVAKAYKNRGKHIITSSIEHPAIKNTFKDLEKDGYEVSFIPVDTNGVVDIEALEKAIRPDTILISIMHANNEVGTIEPIKLIGEIAKKHRIVFHVDGVQTVGKIKFTPKELGIDMLSFSGHKFYGPKGIGALYIRSGIRVARTITGGGQERKLRPGTTNTPAVVGMAKALELAYEELDEEVKRERELRDYFEEQLLEKIPEIVINAKGVERLPGTSSVTFKYLEGESILLSLSYLGIAVSSGSACSSDELQASHVLLGMGIAPEFAHGTIRFSLGRFNTKEEIDYTIEQVVKVIEKLRMLSPLWNEFER from the coding sequence ATGAGAGTTTATCTTGATAATAACGCAACTACAAAAATGGATCCTAGAGTATTAGAAGTTATGATGCCATTTTTAACAGAAGAATATGGAAATGCGTTTAGCATGCACCTATTTGGAAAAGAAACAGGAAATGCTGTTAATGCTTCAAGAGCTAAGATAGCTGAGATTTTTGATGTAAAACCAGAGGAAATAATTTTCACAGGATCAGGGTCAGAAGCTGATAACATAGCTGTGAGAGGTGTAGCAAAAGCATATAAAAATAGAGGAAAACATATAATAACAAGCTCAATAGAGCACCCAGCAATAAAGAATACATTTAAAGATTTAGAAAAAGATGGATATGAAGTATCTTTCATCCCTGTTGATACCAATGGAGTTGTAGATATTGAAGCTTTAGAAAAGGCTATAAGACCAGATACTATTCTTATTTCTATAATGCACGCAAATAATGAAGTTGGAACTATTGAACCTATAAAATTAATAGGAGAGATAGCTAAAAAACATAGAATAGTTTTCCATGTAGATGGAGTACAAACTGTAGGAAAAATTAAATTTACTCCTAAGGAGTTAGGAATAGATATGCTATCATTCTCAGGACATAAGTTTTATGGACCTAAGGGAATAGGAGCTCTTTATATAAGAAGTGGAATTAGAGTTGCTAGAACAATAACTGGTGGTGGACAAGAGAGAAAACTTAGACCAGGAACAACAAATACTCCAGCAGTAGTTGGTATGGCTAAAGCTTTAGAATTAGCCTATGAAGAGTTAGATGAAGAAGTTAAAAGAGAAAGAGAGCTAAGAGATTATTTTGAGGAACAACTTTTAGAAAAAATTCCTGAAATAGTTATTAATGCCAAGGGAGTAGAAAGACTTCCAGGAACTTCTAGTGTAACTTTTAAATACTTAGAAGGGGAATCTATTCTTCTATCTTTGAGTTACTTAGGAATTGCTGTTAGTTCAGGTTCTGCATGTTCTTCAGATGAGTTACAAGCTTCCCATGTTTTACTAGGAATGGGAATAGCTCCTGAGTTTGCCCATGGAACTATTAGATTTAGTTTAGGAAGATTTAATACAAAGGAAGAGATTGATTATACAATTGAACAAGTTGTTAAAGTTATAGAGAAATTAAGAATGTTATCACCATTATGGAATGAATTTGAGAGATAA
- the nth gene encoding endonuclease III: protein MTKKDKAIEILKILREKFGHPKCALDYNSPFELLVAVILSAQCTDVRVNIVTKTLFKVANTPEDFANMPLLEIEELVRSTGFFRNKAKNIKLCSEQLLEKYNGDIPKSMEELTKLAGVGRKTANVVRGEIWGLADGITVDTHVRRLSNLIGFVNIEDPIKIEKELMKFVPKKDWIDFSHLLILQGRDICIARRPKCDICEIKEFCNYGNKKNFNS, encoded by the coding sequence ATGACTAAAAAAGATAAAGCAATAGAAATTTTGAAAATATTAAGGGAGAAGTTCGGCCATCCAAAGTGTGCCCTAGATTATAATAGCCCATTTGAACTTTTAGTAGCAGTTATTCTTTCAGCCCAGTGTACAGATGTGAGGGTTAATATAGTTACGAAAACTTTATTTAAAGTAGCAAATACTCCTGAGGATTTTGCCAATATGCCTCTTTTAGAAATAGAGGAGCTAGTCAGAAGTACAGGTTTTTTTAGAAATAAAGCTAAAAATATAAAATTATGCAGTGAACAACTTTTAGAGAAATATAATGGAGATATTCCTAAATCAATGGAGGAGTTAACAAAATTAGCAGGAGTAGGAAGAAAGACTGCTAATGTTGTTAGAGGAGAGATTTGGGGATTAGCAGATGGAATAACAGTAGATACCCATGTGAGAAGATTAAGTAATCTAATAGGATTTGTAAATATAGAAGATCCAATTAAAATAGAAAAAGAGTTAATGAAATTTGTACCGAAAAAAGACTGGATAGATTTTTCACATCTTTTGATTTTACAAGGAAGGGATATATGTATAGCTAGAAGGCCCAAATGTGATATTTGCGAGATAAAAGAGTTTTGTAACTATGGAAATAAAAAGAATTTTAATTCTTGA
- a CDS encoding nucleotidyltransferase family protein translates to MEKKRFLREFAFKEYEKVKEYMESMGYIVYPSGSLRREKKDVGDIDFLAVGDKKKALEAIENYREIEKRINKYEFLLKSGIGIHIIPEIPEKAIFTLWQSTGPKPHIKKIKELYKEKEIKISEKIKEEREIYTKINLEYIEPQNRYLLQGD, encoded by the coding sequence ATGGAAAAGAAGAGATTTTTAAGAGAATTTGCTTTTAAGGAGTATGAAAAAGTAAAGGAATATATGGAAAGTATGGGATATATTGTATATCCTAGCGGGAGTTTAAGAAGAGAGAAAAAAGATGTTGGTGATATTGATTTTTTAGCTGTTGGAGATAAAAAAAAGGCCTTAGAAGCAATAGAGAATTATAGAGAAATAGAAAAAAGGATAAATAAATATGAATTTCTATTGAAAAGTGGAATAGGAATTCATATAATTCCAGAGATACCTGAAAAAGCTATATTTACATTATGGCAATCAACGGGACCAAAACCTCATATAAAAAAGATAAAGGAATTATATAAAGAAAAGGAAATAAAAATAAGTGAGAAAATAAAAGAGGAGAGGGAGATATATACAAAAATTAATTTAGAATATATTGAACCTCAAAATAGATATCTTTTACAAGGAGATTAA